The stretch of DNA aggatctgcagagaagaatgtgagaaactccccaaatacaggtgccaagcttttagcgtcatacccaaaaagacgaGGCtgattttgttagctatttatcagttatggcttgggtgtagaagctgttcaggttagTGGGTTAAGTGCTTtcctcaagggcacaacagcagtgGTTCGTACCACCAGCAGCCCCCTAGCTGCACGTTGAGTTCCAACAATATCACTTATCTTATGTAATGTCagccagtggtgggaaaagtacccaattgtcatacttgagtaaaagtatatacCTTTTTCAATAGAAAGATACTCAGTAAAAAGACTACCTGAGTAAATGTCAGTGTTTGGTTGTAAATATACTTAAgagtaaatcatttcaaattccttattaagcaaagcagatcgcaacattttcttgtttttaaaatgcacggatagccaggggcacacttcaacactcagacaattGACGCTtgggtttagtgagtctgcccgctcagaggcagtagggatgaccacattCTCttgaagtgcatgaattggacaattttcttgTTCTGTTAAACATtttagtacttttgggtgtcaaggaagcTGTAGGGAGTAAAACGTACATTCAGGAATGTAGAAGTAACAGTTCAAATAAATAAAGTACAAAAGCAGTTTACGCCACTGTCAGTTAACTAATCAGAATTGTTATTGTAAACCTAGTCTAGCATAGTGGGCTGCAAGCCCTTTTCAAGTGTATGCTATTGCATCATTAACGTTACTTTAAGTGATCAAATCACATTGCTTAGTTACACAAGGTGGACTAATTCCCTTTATCAATACCTGAGAATCCGAGGCTGGACAGTGCAGCGCCATAGTCACCGTGCGCTCGAGCTACTGCTGCTTTTGTGGCAGAGTAGATGGCTCGGTCATCTAGCAGTAACAGATTGCGTCGATTTGATACGCAAACTTCACACAGCAAATATCTGCGAATAAAAGCGTTTGATCAGGAGGGGAGAACTTTATAATTGTACACATTAGCAACATGTAAATACGAGCTATTTTACCTGGATTTTAGTCGCACCATTTCGCTCACATGTCGATATTTCTACTTCCGTGTTGGGTAATTTAACGAATGACAACTCCTGGTGGGGCTCAAGATTGATTGGCATCATGATAAACCAATCGCGATCTTTTACCAAAATAGCTTTACTGCGCAGATGCACAGTCAGAGGAGCTCGAGTCCAGATTGTCTTGGCTAGAATGGATACAGTTTATGTCCTAACTGTTGTCCCaccctaattatcctaacctgctacgaaaagtcaaatctgacaaaAAATGTAGcctatgcggatgactcaacactatacacgtcagctactaacTACAGTgaatgaaatcactgcaacatttaaagagctgcagttagtttcaaaatgggtggcaaggaataaattagtcttacatatttcaaaaagttaaagcattgtatttgggacaaatcataaactaaaccctaaacctcaactaaatattgtaataaataatgtggaaattgagtaaGTTAAGGTTACTAAATTGCTTgtagtaaccctggattgtaaactgtcatggtcaaaacatgttgatacaacagtagctaagatgggtagAAGTCTGTCAATGATAAAAggctgctctgcctttttaacaacactatcaacaaggcagatcacacctggactactgttcagtcgtgtggtcaagtgccacaaggagggacctcggaaaattacaatAGGCtctgaacagggcagcacagcatggcccttaaatgtacacagagcactaacaataataatatgcatgtaaatctttcatggctcaaagtggaggagaaattCACTTcttgttgacatgttgaatgcactgaggtgtctgtttaaactactaacacacagctcGGATACACATGCATACCCAACAAGACATGCCACTAGAGGTCTGTTCACAATCCCAAAGTCAAAAACAGACTATGGGACGCGCACAGTACTGcttagagccatggctacatggaactcgattccacatcaggtaactgatgcaagcagtagaatcagataaaaaaagaCACCTTATgtaacagtggggactgtgaagagacacacacacacaggcacagacacacattcacatgATAAGACACGTATACATGGATGtggtattgtaaatatgtggtagtaggatagtggcctgagggaacacacaatgtgttgtgaaaagtgttctGAAATGTAATgacatattttaaaatgtatataactGCGTTATTGTTGCTGGACCCCTTgcaagcagctaatggggatccttaatgaacacaaatacaaatatcCTTTCTAATCAAAACCAATCCAAACCCCTTTTACTTGGCTTCTGCCAACAGAATATATAACTACTGTAGTACTACTGACATTTTTACCTCTATATGCAATGTTTCCCCCTTTGACTGTATTATGAAACTGAGTTTAAGTTGTTGACgtgttttttcttatttttccttTTCCCTCATTACCATTTATAACTCATAACAATTTCTTATTTGCCATTTCATGGACAATTAATTGTCAACAACTCAGCATAGATGTTTTTGCTAGCTGTTGGTTTCTCATGATTTAGTAGTCCAGGTGGAGTTCTTTGTCCACCACTTTTCTTCACACCAACTGTCAAAACTTGTGTTGaagcatatttttatttaactaggtaagtcagttaagaacaaattcttattttacaatgacagcctacccccggccaaacccagacgaccctgggccaattgtgcaccgccgtaTGGGACTCCTGATTCcgcccggttgtgatacagcccaggattgaaccggggtctgtagtgatgcctctaaaactgagatgcagtgtcttagaccgctgcgccactcaggagccctagcAAGAGAAGGTCTCTCTGTCAGCTGAGAGAAAAACCCCACCTGTTGCTTGAAAACTGCAGGTGAAAAAACAGGGAAAACAACAAGTGAATCACACATACATAAGATACAAGACAATGAGATTGTTGCCACAGTTTAGGACTGTACCCTTTTATGAACAACTTTTgtttaatgcaacaaaaaaaagagagacagagtttCGCCAATTTAATAAGATTCAGTTTCAATAaaggaaaaacaaacacatttccaataAACATATGTGATTATATACAATATTTGCATCTTTACAAATCAAAATCTTTCttacaaaacacaacaacacagataaTTTAATATATACAAGCATTTGCTGAAGTGCAAAGAACCCCATACCCCTTGGGGTATAACAtcttaaaaatatatagattttgcaattatttaaaaaatgttaggtAGTGAACACATCACATCCACTACCTTCACATAACAGTAATAAAAGTTGTTGCCCTCAGAAAAATAAATGCAGCTTCATAGACTTGAGGACATTCGAGACAACATGGAGATGGGGTTATGGAGCATTGCAAGGTAAAATGTGATAGTGTGTACAATCCTGGTTTGTGTCATCTTTATCTGTAGGAGAGAGCAATGAATGGAGAGTGTAATAGGTGGACTCCATTGTGCTCACAAGATACCTCCACCCCCCCCCTGTCACAGTTCAGGGCAAGGCCTAACTCCACATTGGTCAGCAGGGGGCCCACGCCCTCCCCCCACAGATCAACATTGGTATCCTGCAGAGACCATGGAGCTCCTGGCCTTTCTCGTGGGCCCCCACTTGAAAGCTCCCCCACTTTCCGCATGCCAACTAGGCTTGGCCCCTCTACGGCACCACCAGCTGCCTCCTGAAGACCTTGGAATAGAAACAGCAGATCAACTTGAAGCTCCAGAATGTTTTCCTTTGACAGCAAACTGTATCTGTGGAATAAAAAGGTGAAGAGTGGAGTCAGGACCACAGTACTTTTGCCTCATAATCACAACTTTCAGTTTCCATAGATATGGAATATAGTTATATAAAAAGTTGAGGTAATACAGCTAAGTAAGTATATCATCATGTCAACCATGACTCTTACCGTGTGGGAAGCTTGCGTTTTGCCATGTAGGAAAGGACAGGCTCAATGTTCAGGTGTTGAGGATTCAGCACACGGAGATGAATCTCAGCTCTCATTACTGTCACTGACAGAACATCCTGACTGAGAAGGAACTCCATGTCTGTATCTAGTGGGGGGGAAAAACATTATGTAAGGCCTAAATGAAAGAAGTACCACTCAGAATGTGACAGTGGCCCCATTTCTCCTCACTAGAATGAATGTTATCTTCTATAAAACCTAAGTCTGAATTTAGATTCTTTATTGTAGGTCTGTCTACATAGGCTTACTTATTTAGTCCAAGAGTAGGCACAATAAATGGCTGAGTATCTACTTCAAATGCCTGGATTTAGATTCCTACCTCCACTGATACGACCCTGAATCCCCTTGACGCCTCTGCAATGGAAACGTAACTGACAGCAACGATAGACCTGTCTGACAAAACGGAATAGCGGTTGCTCTGGATAGACTGCACGCCGTAAACCTCCTTGGGGCATTGAAAGCACCCGAAGACGATGTAGCTGTGCCAAATCCATCGGGAGCGCGTTGGTTTCCATCCAAGGCACTGCCAACAGTGCGCAATGTTGCCGCTGTGTCGCCTCGCTCTCCCGTCGCCACCGTCTCAAGATATCTGTGTGTAAAGTCTTGTGTCCATCCTGAAAAGTGGATGACGTTGACAGTAACTCCTTAACTGCGCGACACTGTACTCCAATTAAATGAGTAGTCATAGATAAGCACATTAAGGCAATccaaaataaggctgtaaaagcCATGGTGGTGGGTGCGTAGTTGGAGTGCTCTACTAGAGTTGTACCAGCTCCGTCCAGTGGTACAGCTTTACTGAAAAGGACCGCTTATCTCCGTGGTTTAAGGGGTATGCCCTTACGCTGACAATGACCGGGCATTCTGCCACTTAGAATTTTAATTCTGTTTCTCCACACCCTGTTTTTTTCGTGCCCCTAACCACCTATTTGCACCCCACTGGCCCATAAAATGCGTTTGCATAATAAGGCACCCGAGAACACCTACTCCAGTCATTCAAATTCAGCTACGCAACTAATGACCCTAATTACACTATATTTGGACCACCAAGAATGGTTTCATTTACAAGACAAATAAAAGGCACAGAAACCGAGATTACTTTCTATATGGATAGCGTTCGCACGTAGACAGTCCTGTATGTTATGAAGCCCCAAATTATCTTACATTTCATGTCAACTTACATTTAGTCATTGTTCCTCCACTTCACCCAAAACAATATAATTACCATGATAACAAGTGGGGTTGGTGTTCGTActagtgtttgaaaaatgctgcGAGCGCCATATCTCTTGTTCCATTGAGCTACTAGGCCTATTATTGATATGACACTACAGGGACCACAGTGGCCCCTGTAATTTAGAGTACAATGTGCAGCTCATTTAGACAATTAAGATAGTTAATTTACTAATTCATCCATACATCAGTTGATCTATTGTAAATAACCACATTAGAATACATGCATTTGAAATAGTTTACTTGGAAGAAAAAGTGCTTGCCATAAGACCAAGATCTATTgacaaaatacttttttcaaGAATCACCCACTGCAGTCTTTGCAAACAACCTCATCGAATATTTTTGGAACAGGACTGAAAATTATCACATTGAGTGTACGCAATGGCTTTTGAGTTGTCTTAATCAAAATAAACCCCATAAGGAAATCCAAGAGTACACAATAATTACATGATATctgtaaatacatattttttctaCATACACTATGTCatttgtgggtggtggtggtgaaggatTCAGTGGCAGCCGAGAGGATTACAGTGATTAGGATACCCAGCAGCCATGTCATAAAGTTTGTACATTGAGTATTTGTTACACAAAACCACTTGTGTTCTGTATAAGCTCATGTGGTGTGTTGGAATTTCATAGTGCAAAATGTCTGCAGTCTTGACAAAGATCATGGCCCTCTGCACATTAACACAAAACAATGTAGGACTTGACCATCATTCTTGTAAAtagtatattttatttaaccaactAAGTCATTGAGAACAGATTCTGTTATACAATAATGACCTGACCAAGATAGGACAAGAACCATACAGCAAAGCGAACAAGTGACAACATTACAGATAAAGCAGACATTTCTTAAACTCCACGCAATAACAGAAAAAGCTAAATACATACAACTTCCTATAATTCTTTACAAAGTGCTTATATTAACTTGCAAAAAGGTTCAGTGTAAGTACAGTGTTGGAAATGAATTTAAAGAGTATCATATTCAGAGCAGTGACTGAGTAGAGAAAGGTGCTGGTGGAACTCTCCTTGTCATGGTCAGTCAGAGCAGGTTTATCCCATGTTTCATTAATCTGTGTCGGGCCTTGCTGGGCAGAGAGAAAGCGCTGTCCTGGTGGTTAGGAATGCCAGAGTTTCTCACTGCTCCGCCTTGCTGCAGGAAGTACGTCTCCTGGGCCACACTGCGGATCCCGTACACAGCTGCACCCGCACTCCTGTATTATAAACGTAAGACACATTACAACTCAATGGAAACACTCAGGGATTTATCTTAAGATAATACAAACTGCATAATGATGGCCTGTTCCCCCTCCCCCATCATCTGACTTGAGGAGGAGTAATGCATGTTGAGAGAGCCCCCTGCCAGTCATACTGACCTGACAATAGCCTCCTGCAGAGCTTCAGTGTGAGAGAAATGCGAGTGGAGCAGCGATGTGGCTCTCACAAAGGAACACTCCTGGGCTCCCCCGGGCCTGCCAGACAGGTTGGCTGCAGGGACACACAGCAGTCTCTCGTTACAAATGCCACACAAACATGAACGGCAATCAACCACGCAATAAAAAAGGATGAGATCGTGTAGAGTCCTAGTTGCTCAAATGTACCCCAAAATACCCATATCAGCTAACACAAAGttcacacaaaacaccacagtCCCACAAAATGCCCCAAAACATCCCAATCAGCTACTGCAAAGCACTGAGCTTTCTACTCACTCTAGCAGTAAGGTGAACACTGCGAAACTGAAAGACATGGTTCCATAGACAGAAATGGACAAAGGGAGAGAGGCAAAAGGTAAGAGTCAGACAAAGGTGGAAAAAATAAGTATAGAATATACAGAGAGCGCTGAGAATATTCAAGCCTCACTTGTGAGCGTGTTCTGTATACAGTCAAAGTGTGCAAAGGTGTATGGTCCATGTGGGCCGGGAGTCCCCAGAGCAGTGGTCCTCAGATGTGCCTCCAGTCCGTTTAAAGATGCCAGGCTGCTGTGATACTGAGCATAAACCACAGGGTGAGAGTAGACTAAATAACAAACTGCTGTAATAACACGTAGGGCAatagtatatttaagcaataaggcacgggggaggggggtgtggcatatggccaatatgccacagctaagggctgttcttaaacaCGACAGCCCTTAGCCGGTATATtagtcatataccacaaacctccgaagtaccttattgccattataaactggttaccaatgtaattagagcagtaaaaatacatgttttgtcatacccatggtatatggtctatGGTATATATGGTCTGgctatacccgtggtatatggtttGTGGTATATATGGTCTGgctatacccgtggtatatggctgtcagccaataagcattcagggcttgaaccacccagtttatacatTTCATTTTCTAACAGTTGAACACAGGTGGTGGTCCAGAAGGCGGAAACTCGTGGAACACTCATGCATGAACAAACATTCATATCCCTCCCATATTCCCCAAAAGTTCCTCACCACTTCCTCCGTGGCTGCAGTGTTGCTGTGGAAGTCTGGCTCCACCAGCAGGGCCAGTACCAGCCCTCTCACCCTGTGCTGGTACAACGACATGGGGAGCAGAGGGGCCTCTGTAGAGTTCTCACCGGGCGAAGGGGAGTAGGGGGGCACATCACAAGTATCAGCCTGCAGTAAACCTTTACTCCCCTGTCCTTCCTTCTCTTTAAACACCTCCACATTCCCCATCCTCTGACTGCCAGGCTCTGGGGACTCCTGACCTCTGAACTGGAGGgctccagctctctctccactcagtACAATACTACCTCCATTCTGTCCATTGATGTGACGCAGGTCCTTGTTTTGCATTGACCTGCCTCCTCCTGCAAGACCCGACTCATCTCTCCCACCATCTATGCTGTTAAAACTGTGGTCGTACGAACTTCCTGTGACACCCTCCTCCACCTCATGGGACAGCTTTCCATTGGACAAGTTATGACCAGAGGCCTCTGGAGCGACCTTGATAGGTGAAGGGCTGAGAGGGCCAGGAGTGTGAAATGAAGGACTTGGGCTAAATAGCGACTCATCAGATAGAGTTGACTGGGGAGTGGAGGGATAATGGAAGGATAGTGGCACGTAGTGGGTGGGGTCTGGGTCAAGCGGATCAGTGGTTGGTGTGTCAGATAGGGTTCTTGACAGGAGGCGGGACTTCCTAGGTCGGTTTGATTCCTTTGGAGTAGATTGGGTAGATTTGGATCTGCAGGACAGACACAGGCTCAACAATGTATCCTCATATCAGGGTGGCAACCATTCAAAACGTGTCTAACCCCCACTTTCACTTGGCTTTGAGCTTACTGTATCAGGACGGAACACATAACTCACTCTAGTTAGAGTGTTTACCAGAAAAGGATATACTTTATACAGTGGAGGGGGGTTTCTTTCAGAGGTGGGTGAAGTACCTGGATTCTCTGTCCACAGGAGCGGAGCGGAGATACTGTAGTTCAGTGGCGTTCAGGAACACAGTGGTGGAGGTCACTGGGCTAGATAGATGAGTGCTGCCAGAAGAGCTGGAGGAACTCAGTCCATTGGGTCTCTGGTCCTAGAGCAATATAGAAGCATAAGCAAAAATGTATGGCAAGGCCTGTACCTAAAACTgctgactttgggggggggggggaatctggcgcaggaagaaatggcagcagttttacgggtccccaaccaactgtgctattatgtgtttttttccgcgttatgtaacttattttgtacatgtttctgcaaccgtatcttacggcaaaaaatagcttctggatatcaggacagcgatcactcacctcggattagacaaagattttttcttcaacaagcaggacgcacaggacataCTCCGAACACCCGACAAgccaacatcccagttattggcaagaggaagagacgcaggtacagagaacacagagcggggtgcctcgcGAGGTTCCGCAggaggcgagtgggaaagctgccgttaccgtcaatattactcgcaaacgtgcaatcattggacaataaattagatgaggtagaatcacgaatatcctaccaacgggacagcaaaaactgtaatattcttATGTTGTTTcacagaatcgtggctgaatgatgacttGGATATTctgctagcgggatatacgctgcaccggcaagatagaacagcacactccagtaagacgagggggggcggtctgtgcatatctgtaaacaacagctggtgtacaaaatcgaAGGAAGTCTCTAGAATTTGCTCGCCTGAAATAGAGTATTTTGTGATAAAATGCAGCCCACACTA from Salvelinus sp. IW2-2015 linkage group LG33, ASM291031v2, whole genome shotgun sequence encodes:
- the LOC111957895 gene encoding uncharacterized protein → MAFTALFWIALMCLSMTTHLIGVQCRAVKELLSTSSTFQDGHKTLHTDILRRWRRESEATQRQHCALLAVPWMETNALPMDLAQLHRLRVLSMPQGGLRRAVYPEQPLFRFVRQVYRCCQLRFHCRGVKGIQGRISGDTDMEFLLSQDVLSVTVMRAEIHLRVLNPQHLNIEPVLSYMAKRKLPTRYSLLSKENILELQVDLLFLFQGLQEAAGGAVEGPSLVGMRKVGELSSGGPRERPGAPWSLQDTNVDLWGEGVGPLLTNVELGLALNCDRGGVEVSCEHNGVHLLHSPFIALSYR
- the hps4 gene encoding BLOC-3 complex member HPS4 isoform X3 encodes the protein MKDNFLWALSCSVEIPDVSICDFLDQLINLFSFYNGPIRQSYQIYSQEDLAVRWTQYLSHLQGGATELHHIFSVLSTIDSTHIDPLLLLKAALILQACQRCPLVLAGCVLYCGRVVSTQMPPDLTVKVMVHEMETYKQDQRPNGLSSSSSSGSTHLSSPVTSTTVFLNATELQYLRSAPVDRESRSKSTQSTPKESNRPRKSRLLSRTLSDTPTTDPLDPDPTHYVPLSFHYPSTPQSTLSDESLFSPSPSFHTPGPLSPSPIKVAPEASGHNLSNGKLSHEVEEGVTGSSYDHSFNSIDGGRDESGLAGGGRSMQNKDLRHINGQNGGSIVLSGERAGALQFRGQESPEPGSQRMGNVEVFKEKEGQGSKGLLQADTCDVPPYSPSPGENSTEAPLLPMSLYQHRVRGLVLALLVEPDFHSNTAATEEVYHSSLASLNGLEAHLRTTALGTPGPHGPYTFAHFDCIQNTLTTNLSGRPGGAQECSFVRATSLLHSHFSHTEALQEAIVRSAGAAVYGIRSVAQETYFLQQGGAVRNSGIPNHQDSAFSLPSKARHRLMKHGINLL
- the hps4 gene encoding BLOC-3 complex member HPS4 isoform X1; protein product: MAAMAELVVPDSRRCINFFLYDGSKVKGEGDPTRAGICYFYPEETPLDKQELLCGQLAGVSRCVSELSSSPVRLLRLRRSKFAIRMKDNFLWALSCSVEIPDVSICDFLDQLINLFSFYNGPIRQSYQIYSQEDLAVRWTQYLSHLQGGATELHHIFSVLSTIDSTHIDPLLLLKAALILQACQRCPLVLAGCVLYCGRVVSTQMPPDLTVKVMVHEMETYKQDQRPNGLSSSSSSGSTHLSSPVTSTTVFLNATELQYLRSAPVDRESRSKSTQSTPKESNRPRKSRLLSRTLSDTPTTDPLDPDPTHYVPLSFHYPSTPQSTLSDESLFSPSPSFHTPGPLSPSPIKVAPEASGHNLSNGKLSHEVEEGVTGSSYDHSFNSIDGGRDESGLAGGGRSMQNKDLRHINGQNGGSIVLSGERAGALQFRGQESPEPGSQRMGNVEVFKEKEGQGSKGLLQADTCDVPPYSPSPGENSTEAPLLPMSLYQHRVRGLVLALLVEPDFHSNTAATEEVYHSSLASLNGLEAHLRTTALGTPGPHGPYTFAHFDCIQNTLTTNLSGRPGGAQECSFVRATSLLHSHFSHTEALQEAIVRSAGAAVYGIRSVAQETYFLQQGGAVRNSGIPNHQDSAFSLPSKARHRLMKHGINLL
- the hps4 gene encoding BLOC-3 complex member HPS4 isoform X2 encodes the protein MAAMAELVVPDSRRCINFFLYDGSKVKGEGDPTRAGICYFYPEETPLDKQELLCGQLAGVSRCVSELSSSPVRLLRLRRSKFAIRMKDNFLWIYSQEDLAVRWTQYLSHLQGGATELHHIFSVLSTIDSTHIDPLLLLKAALILQACQRCPLVLAGCVLYCGRVVSTQMPPDLTVKVMVHEMETYKQDQRPNGLSSSSSSGSTHLSSPVTSTTVFLNATELQYLRSAPVDRESRSKSTQSTPKESNRPRKSRLLSRTLSDTPTTDPLDPDPTHYVPLSFHYPSTPQSTLSDESLFSPSPSFHTPGPLSPSPIKVAPEASGHNLSNGKLSHEVEEGVTGSSYDHSFNSIDGGRDESGLAGGGRSMQNKDLRHINGQNGGSIVLSGERAGALQFRGQESPEPGSQRMGNVEVFKEKEGQGSKGLLQADTCDVPPYSPSPGENSTEAPLLPMSLYQHRVRGLVLALLVEPDFHSNTAATEEVYHSSLASLNGLEAHLRTTALGTPGPHGPYTFAHFDCIQNTLTTNLSGRPGGAQECSFVRATSLLHSHFSHTEALQEAIVRSAGAAVYGIRSVAQETYFLQQGGAVRNSGIPNHQDSAFSLPSKARHRLMKHGINLL
- the hps4 gene encoding BLOC-3 complex member HPS4 isoform X4 — translated: MAAMAELVVPDSRRCINFFLYDGSKVKGEGDPTRAGICYFYPEETPLDKQELLCGQLAGVSRCVSELSSSPVRLLRLRRSKFAIRMKDNFLWALSCSVEIPDVSICDFLDQLINLFSFYNGPIRQSYQIYSQEDLAVRWTQYLSHLQGGATELHHIFSVLSTIDSTHIDPLLLLKAALILQACQRCPLVLAGCVLYCGRVVSTQMPPDLTVKVMVHEMETYKQDQRPNGLSSSSSSGSTHLSSPVTSTTVFLNATELQYLRSAPVDRESRSKSTQSTPKESNRPRKSRLLSRTLSDTPTTDPLDPDPTHYVPLSFHYPSTPQSTLSDESLFSPSPSFHTPGPLSPSPIKVAPEASGHNLSNGKLSHEVEEGVTGSSYDHSFNSIDGGRDESGLAGGGRSMQNKDLRHINGQNGGSIVLSGERAGALQFRGQESPEPGSQRMGNVEVFKEKEGQGSKGLLQADTCDVPPYSPSPGENSTEAPLLPMSLYQHRVRGLVLALLVEPDFHSNTAATEEVYHSSLASLNGLEAHLRTTALGTPGPHGPYTFAHFDCIQNTLTISQCSPYC